A single region of the Arthrobacter sp. zg-Y20 genome encodes:
- the tsaB gene encoding tRNA (adenosine(37)-N6)-threonylcarbamoyltransferase complex dimerization subunit type 1 TsaB: MLILSIDTSAIASAALLNGEGEVLGSFATADTRSHAEVLAPGIAALLAEAGVAGADLDAVVVGVGPGPFTGLRAGIATARTLAFAWDKPLHGVMSLDAIAVDAALDAWRLGIDEFAVATDARRKEVYWASYRSTGGTPELLEGPHVGDPAAVPALPVYGAGAGLYPEILHAVEDFAAAQPTAEALGRTAVVRLARGLPLLASTPLYLRESDAKVPGPRKRAL, encoded by the coding sequence GTGCTGATTCTCTCCATCGATACCTCCGCCATAGCCAGTGCGGCTCTGCTCAACGGGGAAGGGGAGGTCCTGGGCTCCTTTGCCACCGCCGACACCCGCTCCCACGCCGAAGTCCTGGCTCCCGGCATCGCCGCCCTGCTGGCTGAGGCCGGTGTCGCCGGAGCGGACCTCGACGCCGTGGTGGTGGGCGTCGGCCCGGGACCGTTCACCGGACTGCGCGCCGGGATCGCAACGGCCCGCACCCTCGCCTTCGCCTGGGATAAACCGCTGCACGGGGTGATGAGCCTGGACGCGATCGCCGTGGACGCCGCCCTGGACGCGTGGCGCCTGGGCATCGACGAGTTCGCCGTCGCCACCGACGCTCGCCGCAAAGAGGTCTACTGGGCCAGCTACCGAAGCACCGGCGGAACACCCGAACTGCTCGAGGGGCCGCACGTCGGGGACCCGGCCGCAGTACCGGCGCTGCCCGTCTACGGTGCCGGTGCCGGGCTCTATCCCGAAATCCTGCATGCCGTGGAGGACTTTGCCGCCGCCCAGCCCACCGCCGAAGCGTTGGGCCGAACCGCCGTCGTCCGGCTGGCCCGGGGCCTGCCCCTGCTGGCGAGCACCCCGCTGTACCTGCGCGAATCCGATGCCAAGGTTCCCGGCCCGCGGAAGCGCGCCCTGTGA
- the tsaD gene encoding tRNA (adenosine(37)-N6)-threonylcarbamoyltransferase complex transferase subunit TsaD, which produces MNRTEPLVLGIESSCDETGIGIVRGTALLTNTVSSSMDEHVRFGGVIPEIASRAHLDAVVPALQAALAEAGVSLAELDAIAVTSGPGLSGALMVGVSAAKALALATGKPLYAINHLVAHVGVGVLDGGALPENLGALLVSGGHTEILKVASLTDNVELLGSTIDDAAGEAYDKVARILGLGYPGGPAIDRLAREGDPLAIRFPRGLTQPKYMGTPDAPGPHRYDWSFSGLKTAVARCVEQYEAAGQEPPVADIAASFQEAVVDVITAKAVLACTEHGITNLLLGGGVAANSRLRALTGERCAAAGITLRVPPISLCTDNGAMVAALGAQVVMAGGEPSGIGFGTDPSLPVTTVHLPAGA; this is translated from the coding sequence ATGAACCGCACCGAACCCCTGGTGCTTGGCATCGAATCCTCCTGCGACGAGACCGGCATCGGGATTGTCCGCGGCACGGCGCTGCTGACCAACACGGTGTCCTCCTCCATGGACGAACACGTCCGCTTCGGCGGGGTCATTCCGGAGATCGCGTCCCGGGCGCACCTGGACGCCGTGGTGCCGGCCCTGCAGGCCGCCCTGGCCGAAGCAGGCGTCAGCCTTGCCGAGCTCGACGCCATTGCGGTGACCTCCGGCCCCGGCCTGTCCGGTGCGTTGATGGTGGGCGTCAGCGCCGCCAAGGCCCTGGCCCTGGCCACCGGCAAACCGCTGTACGCCATCAACCACCTCGTGGCGCACGTGGGTGTGGGTGTGCTCGACGGCGGGGCGCTGCCGGAGAACCTCGGGGCGCTGCTGGTTTCCGGCGGGCACACCGAAATCCTGAAGGTGGCTTCCCTGACCGACAACGTGGAACTGCTCGGCTCCACCATCGACGACGCCGCGGGCGAGGCCTACGACAAGGTGGCCCGCATCCTCGGCCTGGGGTACCCCGGCGGACCGGCCATCGACCGGCTGGCCCGCGAGGGTGATCCGTTGGCCATCCGCTTCCCGCGCGGACTCACCCAGCCCAAGTACATGGGGACGCCGGATGCGCCCGGGCCGCACCGTTACGACTGGTCCTTCTCCGGGCTGAAGACGGCCGTGGCCCGCTGCGTGGAGCAGTACGAGGCCGCGGGGCAGGAACCGCCGGTGGCTGATATTGCAGCGTCCTTCCAGGAAGCCGTGGTGGACGTCATCACCGCCAAGGCAGTGCTGGCCTGCACCGAGCACGGCATCACGAACCTGCTGCTGGGAGGGGGAGTGGCCGCCAATTCGCGGCTCCGGGCACTGACCGGTGAACGGTGCGCCGCTGCCGGAATCACCCTGCGGGTACCGCCCATTTCGCTGTGCACCGACAACGGGGCCATGGTGGCGGCGCTGGGAGCCCAGGTGGTCATGGCCGGCGGCGAACCCTCCGGCATCGGCTTCGGCACGGACCCGTCCCTGCCGGTGACCACAGTCCACCTGCCGGCCGGCGCCTAG
- the tsaE gene encoding tRNA (adenosine(37)-N6)-threonylcarbamoyltransferase complex ATPase subunit type 1 TsaE produces the protein MTQAAAWEAEYTTTGAGETKALAARLGALLQRGDLLLLTGELGAGKTTFTQGLGEGMGVRPGIISPTFVLVREHPNMAGGPDLVHVDAYRLGSEGEVDDIDLEASMDRSVTVVEWGAGLVEHLSDSRLEITLVRAVGGASSGPDGPGTDFSAEDTDEERLIRLAGYGPRWATAPDLG, from the coding sequence GTGACGCAGGCAGCCGCCTGGGAGGCGGAGTACACCACCACCGGTGCCGGTGAAACGAAGGCACTCGCCGCACGCCTTGGCGCCCTGCTGCAGCGCGGTGACCTGCTGCTGCTGACAGGGGAACTCGGCGCCGGCAAAACCACGTTCACGCAGGGCCTGGGCGAAGGCATGGGCGTACGCCCGGGCATCATTTCGCCCACCTTCGTGCTGGTGCGCGAGCACCCCAACATGGCCGGCGGTCCGGACCTCGTCCACGTGGACGCCTACCGGCTGGGTTCCGAAGGGGAGGTCGACGACATCGACCTGGAGGCCTCCATGGACCGCTCGGTCACCGTGGTCGAGTGGGGTGCCGGACTGGTGGAGCACCTCTCCGACAGCCGGCTGGAAATCACCCTGGTCCGCGCCGTCGGCGGGGCCTCCTCCGGGCCGGACGGGCCGGGCACCGACTTCTCCGCAGAGGACACGGACGAAGAGCGGCTGATCCGTCTGGCCGGCTACGGTCCGCGGTGGGCCACGGCCCCGGACCTGGGCTGA
- the alr gene encoding alanine racemase: MNYAESQSHAERSAVIDLAAIRHNVRHLSHVVSPARVMAVVKADGYGHGAVQTARAAVEAGAAWLGVAHISEALELRAAGITEPVLAWLHTRDADFGEAIRANVDVGVSGWDLDAVVAAARELQIPARVHLKIDTGLGRNGCPEDLWEAFVGRALAYQEEGLLRVVGIFSHFAVADEPHRPETDEQLQKFRIAVAVAEDAGVDREVRHIANTPGALSRPDAHFDLVRIGLGMYGLSPFAGQTPAELGLRPAMTLKTTIAACKEVPAGQGVSYGLHYRTKEPTTLALVPLGYADGVPRVATGGPVQVDGQVYPVVGRIAMDQMVIDLHRTGIAGTPESLVGHEAVLFGGEGAPGVDEWASAAGSINYEIITRISGRVPRRYVDSAAGEPAPADAPPIALEAAEQNAGGPAAQKVQAQ, encoded by the coding sequence GTGAACTATGCAGAATCCCAGTCCCACGCAGAACGGTCGGCCGTCATCGACCTCGCTGCGATCCGCCACAATGTCCGCCACCTGTCCCACGTTGTCAGCCCCGCACGGGTGATGGCGGTAGTGAAGGCGGACGGCTACGGGCACGGTGCAGTGCAGACCGCCCGGGCAGCGGTCGAGGCAGGCGCGGCATGGCTGGGGGTTGCGCACATCAGTGAAGCGCTGGAGCTGCGGGCCGCGGGTATTACCGAACCGGTCCTGGCCTGGCTGCATACCCGGGACGCGGACTTCGGCGAAGCGATCCGGGCCAATGTGGATGTCGGGGTGTCCGGCTGGGACCTGGACGCCGTCGTCGCAGCCGCGCGGGAACTCCAGATACCCGCCCGCGTGCACCTGAAAATCGACACCGGGCTGGGCCGCAACGGCTGCCCGGAGGACCTTTGGGAGGCCTTCGTTGGGCGCGCCCTGGCCTACCAGGAGGAGGGCCTGCTGCGCGTAGTGGGCATCTTCTCGCACTTTGCCGTGGCCGATGAGCCGCACCGCCCGGAAACCGACGAGCAGCTGCAGAAGTTCCGCATTGCCGTCGCCGTGGCAGAAGACGCCGGTGTGGACCGCGAAGTGCGGCACATCGCCAACACTCCCGGAGCGCTGTCCCGGCCCGACGCCCACTTCGACCTGGTCCGCATTGGCCTGGGCATGTACGGGCTGTCCCCGTTCGCGGGGCAGACACCGGCCGAGCTTGGCCTGCGCCCGGCAATGACGCTGAAAACCACCATTGCGGCCTGCAAGGAGGTCCCCGCCGGGCAGGGTGTGTCCTACGGGCTGCACTACCGGACGAAGGAACCCACCACCCTGGCGCTGGTGCCCCTGGGCTACGCCGACGGCGTTCCGCGGGTGGCCACCGGCGGTCCGGTACAGGTGGACGGGCAGGTTTACCCGGTGGTGGGCCGCATCGCCATGGACCAGATGGTCATTGACCTGCACCGGACGGGAATCGCCGGGACCCCCGAGTCGCTTGTGGGCCACGAAGCGGTCCTCTTCGGCGGGGAAGGCGCGCCCGGCGTGGACGAATGGGCGTCGGCCGCCGGCAGCATCAACTACGAGATCATCACTCGGATCAGCGGCCGGGTGCCCCGCCGGTATGTGGACAGTGCTGCGGGCGAGCCGGCCCCGGCCGACGCACCTCCCATTGCCTTGGAAGCGGCTGAGCAGAATGCGGGCGGTCCGGCTGCGCAGAAGGTACAGGCCCAGTGA
- the rimI gene encoding ribosomal protein S18-alanine N-acetyltransferase — MTAEDIPAVDALERRLFPVDAWPLQMFHDELAQTETRSYYVAEDADGTVIGYAGLMCVLPIADVQTIAVVPEKEGAGIGSRLLAMLVDEAQQRGAEDVLLEVRDDNPRAQRLYRWFGFEQIHIRPRYYRDGASALIMRLPLAAWSGAPDKKDSK, encoded by the coding sequence ATGACCGCCGAGGACATTCCCGCCGTGGACGCCCTGGAACGCCGGCTGTTCCCGGTCGACGCGTGGCCGCTGCAGATGTTCCACGACGAACTGGCGCAGACCGAGACGCGCTCCTACTACGTGGCCGAAGACGCGGACGGCACGGTGATCGGCTACGCCGGGCTGATGTGCGTGCTGCCGATCGCGGACGTCCAGACCATTGCCGTGGTACCCGAGAAGGAAGGCGCCGGCATTGGCTCCCGGTTGCTGGCCATGCTCGTGGACGAGGCCCAGCAGCGCGGCGCCGAAGACGTGCTGCTGGAAGTACGCGATGACAACCCCCGCGCCCAGCGCCTCTACCGCTGGTTCGGCTTCGAACAGATCCACATCCGCCCCCGCTACTACCGCGACGGCGCCAGCGCCCTGATCATGCGCCTGCCGCTGGCCGCGTGGTCCGGTGCACCAGATAAGAAGGACAGCAAATGA